Below is a window of Veillonella rodentium DNA.
CACCGCGAAGCAGAGCTCCGCCCATCGATCCGACACCGATGCATAAGGTTTTACCTAACATATTTGTCACCGCCATTTTCAGGGAATTTATTTATTTTGCCAAGAATATTCGTTTTGCTCGGTGCTGCTTTCATTATCATTGTAATCAATAGAAATGTTAACAGGTACGCACATGAAAATGTCCTTACCTACCTTTTCCAATTTACCATCCAATGCAAAGGTCGCGCCGGATACGAAATCTACAATACGAGCAGCTTCATGAGGATCCGTATTTTCAAAATTGATCAATACGGGGCGCATATCGCGCAGCTGATGCGTAATATTTTCAGAATCCTCAAATACCTTTGGTTCAATAACAATTACCTTCATTGCCGTTGGACGTTGTGTCATTGTAGATTGGCCTCCTACCTTGCGTGGATGAAATTCAGATGCACCGGATACAGGGGCCGCTGCTACAGGAGCGATTTCATCCTCGTATTCCTCTTCATCTTCATAATCGTAATCATCATATTCATAGTCGTCATCATTTTTCGCTAAGAATAAGTTTTTTGCTTTGTCTAAGTAATCTCCCAATGCCATGAATTTTTCCTCCTGATAAAACTAACGCGGTATAAACTGAATAATACAAAATTTAGTAATATACACGTTCCCCAAAAATAGCTGTGCCTACACGAACGATGTTAGCGCCCTCTTCCAAAGCCACCTCAAAGTCGTGAGTCATCCCCATAGATAAATATTGAATCTGCCCCTCTTCGAAATAGCGTTTCATATCCTCATACAAGGCATAAGCTACGCGGAAGATAGGACGTGCTTCCTCCGGATCATCAAAGAAAGGCGCAATGCACATCATTCCCCGAACCCGCACATGAGGTAAGGTCTTCGCGTAATCCCGAATATCCGGAAATTCCTCGACGGACATGCCGGACTTAGACTCCTCACGGGCTATATTGACCTGCAATAATACATCCTGCACCTTATCGTGCTTTGCAGCCACCTTCTCGATTTCATCCAATAATTTACGACTGTCTACGGAGTGAATGAGATCAAACATAGGAACCGCCTGACGTACCTTGTTGACCTGCAGATGACCGATCAAATGCCATGTCAATCGAGGACCTTTATAGAGCATCTGCTTTTCCTTCGCCTCTTGTACTCGATTTTCCCCCACATGAGTTACACCGAGACCGGAAACCTCTTCAATAGCGGAAACAGGATGATTCTTTGTAACCGCCACCAGAATAGCCGTATCCACGCGACCGGCACGCGCCATAGCATCCGCCATGCGCTGCTGTACTGCGTGCAGGGATTCTTCAATCATGTGAAAGTCCCCCTTCAATCTCTATATAATAATAAACCAATATATCAGTATAGACTATTCTATTATATAGTATTTAGCCGCGAATGTATATCGTTTACCGCATATACCATGCGAATTTCTGACATGATACAGTATATTTCTACGCTTTTTAATTATATTTACAGCACACCATTATCGCGCCCGTAGCATACCGAATAATGCCATGCGGCCGGTTATACCATTTTCACGGCGATAGGAATAACAATCCGCCTCTGTCATGCTGTCCGTTCCGCCGATGCAGATATGTTCTTTAAGCACACCGTGAACGATGAGGCCTTCTTCGATGAAAGCCCACAAATTAACATAGCCTTTATCTGTAGGAGCTTCTGCAGATGCTGCGTCAGTGACATTTATATCACGTTCATTTGCTCCAGATTTCTTTGTTTTATCAGCGCTATCGGAACTTTCAGAACTATCCGATAGTATACCATCAAGCGAACTGCTGTCCCTATAACGAACCAGATCCGTTATCTCCCGATTCGTCATGTCCAGCCAAGCCTGTTCAAATCGCTCCGCTAACCCGCGGTCAACCTCAAAGGATTCGGGTCCGATGCTGGGGCCTAAGTAAACATAACAGTCTTCGAACTTTGTTCCATATGCGGCATGCATGGCCTCGATGGTCCGAACCGGCAAATGGTCGATAGCGCCGCGCCATCCCGCATGTACCACAGCCAATGCATGGTGTGCCGCATCATAAATACCGACACCCACACAATCGGCGGTAAATAAAAACAAGGGCACATTCGGAATCTTTGTGAATATGGCATCGCAATCATCGATAGCCGTCTCGCTGTTAAAGGCACCGGCACCGATATGTTGTTCCGTAATCTCTACAACCTTTAAGCCATGCACCTGATTTCCGCAGGTAATACGTCCTGCACCAACGCCTAAATAGTCTGTAATAACAGAACGATTACGACGTACCGCCTCCGGATCGTCCCCCACGTGAAAGGCTAAATTTAAAGAGTCGTACGGCTTTTCCGACACCCCGCCGTGACGGCACGTATCCCCCATGACGAGCGGAAAATGGTTAGCCCACAGAGGCTGCTCATACGACCACATCCCATAAGGGCCTTTAACATCAATGCGCTCCACATCATTTTTCATATGTTATAAAACGCCCTTTCTATACTTGCAAATACAAAGTTACACCCATGAAGTTATTCACATACACCGCAGCGCTTACAACCCTCTGCACACGGAGGCGTATAAGCTTCATCAAGAGACCGTTTCCATTCCAGCTCCAGATATCCGTCCCGTAAACCCATGTCGAGATGGCTCCACGGCAGAAACTCATCAAAGCTGCGTTCCCGATAATTCATGTCATCCATATCAAGGCCGGCCGCTTTCATTTCCGCCTTAAAGGATTTGCTGCCTCTATCCTCTGCACAGGCGGCGATGACGGCGCCTAAGCGTCGGTCTCCACGAGCGAGTACACCTTGAATATAGGCTTCTTTCGGCGATTCTACGAGAACCTCGATGCGACGATTCTTCTGCAGTGATTTTTTTATGTATTGTAACTTGCGCTCCACATCTTTTTGACGAGCCATCGCCATCCATTGAAACGGTGTAAACGGCTTCGGTATAAACGGATTGATGCTCAAGGTCAACCGCCCTTTACAGCCCACTTCGGCCATATGTGTCTGGGTGCGCTCCGCAAGGCTGATGATAGCATCGATATCTTCATCCGTTTCCGTCGGCAAGCCGATCATGATATACAGGCGCATATGTTGAATTCCCGATTGGGCGGACAAGGTGGCGGCATTTCGCAAATGCTCCTCACTGATTCCCTTGTTGATAACGCGGCGCAAGCGTTCACTGCCTGTCTCCGGTGCAATGGTAATCGTCTTTTGCCCGCTGTCCGCAAGACCGTCCACAACGGCTTGTGTCAACGAATCGGCCCGCAAGGATGCACAGGAATAGCGCATATTCTTTGAACGAATATAGGTCACCAGATCATCCACCTCAGGATAATCGGAGATGGCGGCCCCCATCAGGCCTACTTTCTTGCCGAGCTGCTCCGCCCTGTCGACGCCTTTTTTCAGAACCTCCAAGGAACGTACACGAGGCACCCTGAAGCAGTAACCGGCCATACAGAACCGGCAATGACGTCCACAGCCGCGAGCCACTTCGATAATGTACATGGCACCGAACTCCGTATAGTTCGTCGCCACTACCGTCTCTCCGCCGCTCGTCAACGGTCCGAAATGGCGACGTATAGTCTTCGGCGCATCACCGGAATCATAGCCTATAAAACGATTTTTCTCATCATACCGCGGCGTATACAGCACAGGCACATACACGCCGTCAATATTCGCCAGAGACGCTATGACCTGTTCCCTGCTTTCACCATGATCGCGCCCCTCCCGAATACGATCCAATACGGCGGTAACAACACCCTCCCCTTCACCGATAATACAGGCATCGATAAAGTCCGCAAAAGGTTCGGGGTTAAAGGTTGCACAAGGTCCGCCGGCGATAACAATGGGGTCGAATTCAGTCCTGTCGCGACTCATCACAGGCACGCGTCCGTGACGCAGCATCAGAGGAATATGAAAGTAATCCATCTCAAAGGTCACATCGAAAGCGACCACATCGAACTGATGCATGGCTCGCCGGGTTTCAATGCTCATAAGCGGCGTTTTGGTTTTATCATATGCGTCCAATTCCTTATTTTCAGGCAGGAAAATTCTCTCACACACGCTGTCAGGACGTAAATTTATTTCTTCATAAATAATATGAAGACCCAAATTACTCATGCCCACATAGTACGTGTTCGGGTAAACGATGGCCACCTTCTGCGATGCATGAGGGTTAATCGTCACGCGACTGGCCTCATCTCTATGGAGTTGTTGTAATCGATCGATTAAATCCTTACGATTCACTACAATCCTTTCTATACGAATTCACTACAAGGAAACAATTCAATACATTATGTATTACTACAATCCGCCGCAGCTAATTAATTTCAACTATTTTATATGGCTTACCTTGTCGCTGACTTTATTGCTGACCTTCTGCACCAGCCGAGGGCGATGTTTCTTTTCATACGGATAGAGAACAACCTCGCCATCTATATATTCGGCAATGTAAATCTCCTTCACGGTATAGCCTTTGTTCTTCACTTCCTGTTCGAGCCATTCCTTATCTTTTTCGATGAGATCCAATGTGAAAGTATTAATCTGACCGTCATTGATAAGATCGAATCGGATATTATCCTCTCCGTATTGAACGACGGTAAGGGCACCGTTCTGCTCAAGTACGGCCCGTTTGACATCCTTTACATATTGGATGCCCGCCCCGCGCAATTTAAGCTTCAGCTCCGCCGCCTGAATACCGTAGCGCATGCATTCCTCCGTAAGAACGACACCCTTTTCAATAACGATTACAGGATGACCGTCCAAAATAGTTTTGAAAAATCGTAGATTCCCTTTCAGGAATTTAAGGGTCATAACCAGGATAGTCCACAAGATAAGAACGAGCATAAATTGTAAAATACCGATTTGGTCGTTATAAATAATAGCGCCTATAATACCGCCGAGAACATAATTCTGCAATTGATCCAGCGCGGATGTAGGTGCCAAATTCCCTTTGCCCATCAAGTTAATCTGTAAGATAATCGCTAAGAGACCGATGGCGAGTTTTGCAAAAACCATGCCGTAGACGATCATAGATTCTGTCATATTTCCTCCTTAAGGTAGTACTTCAGCCTTATCATGAATCCAGTTCGTCGGATTCACCGTATATACACGAGAAATGGTATAGGCCGTAAATTCAGGATTAAACTGCACCTCATAATACGCATCACTGACCTTTAAAATCATACCGTTACGTACCTTTAAGGAGTTGACCGCCAACTGATCACGCGAAATGGAACGGTCATTACTGAAACCATTCAAAAAAGCAAGCATCCGCGAGGAATCCTCCGAATAGGATCTCATACGGCCGTATTCCTGATACTCCATGCCGAGGAAAAACACTACGATAAGAGATAAGATAACCGTCAAATCACGATAGCGACTCGTAAAACCGTTTCTCATAACTTGAATACCAACGACGAGTAGTGCCAGCAAAACAACTAAAAAACTGATAAACAGCCATATATTTCCCGTCGTAATTTGGCTCTCCACATAGGAAACAGTGTAAAAATCCATATAATTCGCTCCTTTCATATTCAATTTATTATACCATATAACGTATTAAATTTTTCGATATAGAGATGCTGTAACAGCCCTTATTTCGAAAAAAAGAACAGCCCCGAAAGGCTGCTCTTTCTGTGATACACTTTAACGAGTATTATTTTAACCAGCTCATCAAGTTGCGAAGTTCCGCACCAACCGGTTCGATTGGATGATTAGCCGCCGCTTCTCGATGTTCTTTAAGGAATTTCTGACCGTTCTTGGAATCAGCCAAGAATTCATCAGCAAATTTACCGGATTGAATATCCGCCAGGATTTGTTTCATAGCTTTTTTAGTATCTGCAGTAATTACGCGAGGACCTGCATAGTAATCACCGTATTCAGCAGTGTTGGAGATGGAATGGCGCATCTTTTGGAAGCCGCCTTCGTAGATAAGGTCTACGATCAATTTCATTTCATGCAGGCACTCGAAGTACGCATTTACGGGTTCATAACCGGCTTCAGTCAATACTTCGAAACCTGTTTTGATCAACTCGGTTATGCCGCCGCACAATACAGCCTGTTCACCGAAGAGATCGGTTTCCGTTTCGGATTTAAAGTTGGTTTCCAAGATACCGGAGCGACCGCCGCCGATACCGGATGCCCATGCCAAAGCAACTTCTTCAGTGTCGCCGGACGGGTCTTTTTCTACTGCGTACAAGCATGGAACGCCGGAGCCTTCCTGGTATGTACGGCGAACTAAATGGCCAGGACCTTTAGGAGCCACCATGAATACATTTACGTCTTCACGAGGAACGATTTTACCGAAGTGAATGTTGAAACCGTGAGCGAATGCCAAATATGCGCCTTTCTTCAAATTAGGCGCGATATCCTCAGCATAAACATCTGCCTGCAATTCATCCGGAATCAATACCATAACGATGTCTGCACCTTTAACAGCTTCCGCCGTTTCTTTTACGGTAAGGCCTGCTTCTTCAGCCGCTTTCCAGCTGGAGGATCCACCGCGAAGACCGATTGTCACATCCATGCCGTTTTCTTTCAAGTTTAATGCATGTGCATGACCTTGAGAACCGTAACCTAAGACTGTAATTTTTTTGCCTTCCAATTTGCTTAAATTACAATCCGCATCATAATAAACTGTAGTACCTAAAATTTTACCTGCCATGTTAGACAACCTCCAATGATATTCAAATAGAATATGTAATATATACTGTACACGAGCTTACATTTATACATAAGCTGTGGAGTACATTTGTTCATTATCAAAGGACAATATGAATATCCCATGATAAAATGTAATAGCTATTGCACGATAACCCACGGACGTTCCCGCTCCCACACGACCTGTACGGTCATGCCGAATACGTCCGACAAAACGGAGTCCGTCAGGACATCCTGTTTGGGGCCCGCCCGAATGATCCTGCCCGCTTGTAAAATCGCCACATGCGTAATTACGGGCAATATTTCTTCAATCTGATGTGAAACGTAGACAATCGGCGTGTGCTGCACCTCTACGAGGGACTCCACGGTTCGAAGGAATTTCTCCCGAGCCGGTAAATCAAGACCTGCACAAGGCTCATCCAAAATGAGCAAATCCGGATCGGCCATAATGGCTCGCGCCAATAAAACACGCCGCTGCTCACCGGCGGACAGGGTATAAAACCGATGCCCCTCCAAATAGGCGAGGCCGAATTCCTCGAGTAGCCGCAGCCCCTTTGCACGAGTCATCTCATCCACCGTCTGGTAGATGCCGATACTGCTGAAAGCACCGGAAATGATGACATCCTCCACCTTTTGTTTATCCAGTGTTGATTGAAACTGTCCCAATGCGGAACTGACGAAGCCCAAACGCGCCTTGATTTTCGGCCACGCATATTTGCCGAATTCATGGCCGAATACGCGAAGCGTTCCCGTCGTAGGGATCTGATACGCCGGTATCATGCTGAGCATCGTCGATTTGCCGGCCCCGTTCAGTCCGAGCAGGGCCCAGTTTTCACCGGACTCCACATGCCAATTGACATCATCTAAAATCGGCCTGCCGTCGCGCCGGAAGCAGACGTTTTCATAATGGAGTAATTCATCACCCACAATATCATCTCCTAAATCTTTTCTCCACGGCTCATAGCGGTAATACCGGTTTTAGCTATTTCAAGGATACCGTAGGTCTCCATGATCTGGATAAAACCGCGTAACTTTTCTTCACTGCCGATGACCTCGATAATCATAGACGTCGGAGAAATATCGAGCACATTGCCGCGATATACATCGGCAATCTGAACGATTTGAGATCGCGTGGATGCCGTCGCTTTCACCTTGATAAGCATCAGTTCGCGACAGACTACATCATGATCCTCAAAGACCTTGACCTTAACAACATCAATGAGTTTGTAAATCTGTTTCTGTACTTGATCCAGTATGCGATCATCCGCCTCGACGGTGAGCGTAATCCGCGCATACCCCGGCGTATTCGTAACACCGGATGTCATCTTCGTAACATTAAATCCGCGTCGATTAAAGAGTGCCAAAATACGCGTACCGATGCCGGGCGTATTCTTCGCAATGACTAAGACCTGATGTTCTTTTACCATCATAGCACTCCTTTCTTGCCCATCATACCGCTCACGGTACCGCCTGCCGGAATCATCGGCAATACATTATCCTCGCGGGACACGCGACAGTCCAGAATGATGCTGCCCGGAGATGTAATATATCGCTTGAGGTTCTCATCGAGAGCCTCTACGGTATCAAGACGGTCAGCTTTCAAACCGAAGGCCTCCGCCAGTTTCAGGAAGTCCGGACTCACCTCCAGATCCACATAGGAATAACGACGGTCATTAAAGATTTCCTGCCATTGACGAACCATACCGAGATAACCGTTGTTGATGATGACAATTTTAATCGGCAGATTATATTGACGTACCATCATGAGTTCCTCAAAGGTCATTTGGAATCCGCCGTCACCTACGACGAGGATAACCTGCTTATCAGGGGCCCCCACTTGAGCGCCTATGGCAGCCGGCAAACCATAACCCATGGTACCCGCACCGCCCGATGTCACGATCGTATGAGGAGATTTATGAGTTAAGAACTGAGCCGCCCACATCTGATGCTGTCCTACATCTGTCACGATGACGGCATCATCATTGATAATTTTGTTGAGCTCCGACA
It encodes the following:
- a CDS encoding DUF3290 family protein, encoding MDFYTVSYVESQITTGNIWLFISFLVVLLALLVVGIQVMRNGFTSRYRDLTVILSLIVVFFLGMEYQEYGRMRSYSEDSSRMLAFLNGFSNDRSISRDQLAVNSLKVRNGMILKVSDAYYEVQFNPEFTAYTISRVYTVNPTNWIHDKAEVLP
- the ilvC gene encoding ketol-acid reductoisomerase, with amino-acid sequence MAGKILGTTVYYDADCNLSKLEGKKITVLGYGSQGHAHALNLKENGMDVTIGLRGGSSSWKAAEEAGLTVKETAEAVKGADIVMVLIPDELQADVYAEDIAPNLKKGAYLAFAHGFNIHFGKIVPREDVNVFMVAPKGPGHLVRRTYQEGSGVPCLYAVEKDPSGDTEEVALAWASGIGGGRSGILETNFKSETETDLFGEQAVLCGGITELIKTGFEVLTEAGYEPVNAYFECLHEMKLIVDLIYEGGFQKMRHSISNTAEYGDYYAGPRVITADTKKAMKQILADIQSGKFADEFLADSKNGQKFLKEHREAAANHPIEPVGAELRNLMSWLK
- the ilvN gene encoding acetolactate synthase small subunit, which gives rise to MVKEHQVLVIAKNTPGIGTRILALFNRRGFNVTKMTSGVTNTPGYARITLTVEADDRILDQVQKQIYKLIDVVKVKVFEDHDVVCRELMLIKVKATASTRSQIVQIADVYRGNVLDISPTSMIIEVIGSEEKLRGFIQIMETYGILEIAKTGITAMSRGEKI
- a CDS encoding radical SAM protein, translating into MNRKDLIDRLQQLHRDEASRVTINPHASQKVAIVYPNTYYVGMSNLGLHIIYEEINLRPDSVCERIFLPENKELDAYDKTKTPLMSIETRRAMHQFDVVAFDVTFEMDYFHIPLMLRHGRVPVMSRDRTEFDPIVIAGGPCATFNPEPFADFIDACIIGEGEGVVTAVLDRIREGRDHGESREQVIASLANIDGVYVPVLYTPRYDEKNRFIGYDSGDAPKTIRRHFGPLTSGGETVVATNYTEFGAMYIIEVARGCGRHCRFCMAGYCFRVPRVRSLEVLKKGVDRAEQLGKKVGLMGAAISDYPEVDDLVTYIRSKNMRYSCASLRADSLTQAVVDGLADSGQKTITIAPETGSERLRRVINKGISEEHLRNAATLSAQSGIQHMRLYIMIGLPTETDEDIDAIISLAERTQTHMAEVGCKGRLTLSINPFIPKPFTPFQWMAMARQKDVERKLQYIKKSLQKNRRIEVLVESPKEAYIQGVLARGDRRLGAVIAACAEDRGSKSFKAEMKAAGLDMDDMNYRERSFDEFLPWSHLDMGLRDGYLELEWKRSLDEAYTPPCAEGCKRCGVCE
- a CDS encoding DUF421 domain-containing protein, translating into MTESMIVYGMVFAKLAIGLLAIILQINLMGKGNLAPTSALDQLQNYVLGGIIGAIIYNDQIGILQFMLVLILWTILVMTLKFLKGNLRFFKTILDGHPVIVIEKGVVLTEECMRYGIQAAELKLKLRGAGIQYVKDVKRAVLEQNGALTVVQYGEDNIRFDLINDGQINTFTLDLIEKDKEWLEQEVKNKGYTVKEIYIAEYIDGEVVLYPYEKKHRPRLVQKVSNKVSDKVSHIK
- a CDS encoding polyphenol oxidase family protein, whose product is MKNDVERIDVKGPYGMWSYEQPLWANHFPLVMGDTCRHGGVSEKPYDSLNLAFHVGDDPEAVRRNRSVITDYLGVGAGRITCGNQVHGLKVVEITEQHIGAGAFNSETAIDDCDAIFTKIPNVPLFLFTADCVGVGIYDAAHHALAVVHAGWRGAIDHLPVRTIEAMHAAYGTKFEDCYVYLGPSIGPESFEVDRGLAERFEQAWLDMTNREITDLVRYRDSSSLDGILSDSSESSDSADKTKKSGANERDINVTDAASAEAPTDKGYVNLWAFIEEGLIVHGVLKEHICIGGTDSMTEADCYSYRRENGITGRMALFGMLRAR
- a CDS encoding ABC transporter ATP-binding protein produces the protein MGDELLHYENVCFRRDGRPILDDVNWHVESGENWALLGLNGAGKSTMLSMIPAYQIPTTGTLRVFGHEFGKYAWPKIKARLGFVSSALGQFQSTLDKQKVEDVIISGAFSSIGIYQTVDEMTRAKGLRLLEEFGLAYLEGHRFYTLSAGEQRRVLLARAIMADPDLLILDEPCAGLDLPAREKFLRTVESLVEVQHTPIVYVSHQIEEILPVITHVAILQAGRIIRAGPKQDVLTDSVLSDVFGMTVQVVWERERPWVIVQ
- a CDS encoding cell division protein SepF, whose protein sequence is MALGDYLDKAKNLFLAKNDDDYEYDDYDYEDEEEYEDEIAPVAAAPVSGASEFHPRKVGGQSTMTQRPTAMKVIVIEPKVFEDSENITHQLRDMRPVLINFENTDPHEAARIVDFVSGATFALDGKLEKVGKDIFMCVPVNISIDYNDNESSTEQNEYSWQNK
- a CDS encoding YggS family pyridoxal phosphate-dependent enzyme — its product is MIEESLHAVQQRMADAMARAGRVDTAILVAVTKNHPVSAIEEVSGLGVTHVGENRVQEAKEKQMLYKGPRLTWHLIGHLQVNKVRQAVPMFDLIHSVDSRKLLDEIEKVAAKHDKVQDVLLQVNIAREESKSGMSVEEFPDIRDYAKTLPHVRVRGMMCIAPFFDDPEEARPIFRVAYALYEDMKRYFEEGQIQYLSMGMTHDFEVALEEGANIVRVGTAIFGERVYY